A region of Deinococcus rubellus DNA encodes the following proteins:
- the sucD gene encoding succinate--CoA ligase subunit alpha: MSILVNKDTHVIVVGMTGREGANHTKAMREFGTKVVAGVTPGKGGQTHEGLPIYNSVAEAKANHQVDASIIFVPPAGAADAVLESAHADVPLVILITEGVPTVDMMKAVQEVNTLNQESLSQGGKGVRLIGGNCPGLISSGECKIGIMPNSIYAEKGRIGLISRSGTLTYEAGKLLQLAGLGTSTTVGIGGDPVIGTTFADVLPLFEADPDTDAIVVIGEIGGADEEAAAEYIKNNMKKPVVAFISGRSAPAGKRMGHAGAIIMGNIGTPESKLAAFKDANVPVADTMPEIIELVKKALNK, from the coding sequence ATGAGCATCCTCGTTAACAAAGACACCCACGTGATCGTCGTCGGCATGACTGGCCGCGAGGGCGCGAATCACACCAAAGCCATGCGCGAGTTCGGCACCAAAGTCGTCGCGGGCGTGACCCCCGGCAAGGGCGGCCAGACGCACGAGGGCCTGCCCATCTACAACAGCGTGGCCGAGGCCAAGGCCAATCATCAGGTGGACGCCAGCATTATCTTCGTGCCGCCTGCCGGAGCCGCCGACGCGGTGCTGGAATCGGCCCACGCGGACGTGCCGCTGGTCATCCTGATCACTGAGGGCGTGCCCACCGTGGACATGATGAAGGCGGTGCAGGAAGTCAACACCCTCAACCAGGAAAGCCTCTCGCAGGGCGGCAAAGGCGTGCGCCTGATCGGCGGCAACTGCCCCGGTCTGATCAGCAGCGGCGAGTGCAAGATCGGCATCATGCCCAACAGCATCTACGCCGAGAAGGGCCGCATCGGCCTGATCTCGCGCTCCGGCACGCTGACCTACGAAGCGGGCAAGCTGTTGCAACTCGCCGGACTCGGTACCTCGACCACCGTCGGCATCGGCGGCGACCCGGTGATCGGCACCACCTTCGCTGACGTGCTGCCCCTCTTCGAAGCCGACCCCGACACCGACGCCATCGTGGTCATCGGTGAAATCGGTGGAGCCGACGAGGAAGCCGCCGCCGAGTACATCAAGAACAATATGAAGAAGCCCGTCGTGGCGTTCATCAGCGGGCGCAGCGCCCCGGCGGGCAAGCGCATGGGCCACGCCGGAGCCATCATCATGGGCAACATCGGCACCCCCGAGAGCAAGCTGGCCGCCTTCAAGGACGCCAATGTGCCGGTGGCCGACACCATGCCGGAGATCATCGAGCTGGTCAAGAAGGCCCTGAACAAGTAA
- the pruA gene encoding L-glutamate gamma-semialdehyde dehydrogenase, with the protein MIKVEPYRPQAFIDFTLQANVDAYQAALAKVRAELLGKHYPLVINGERVDTAEKLYSTNPCDTSEVVGSTAKATVEDAQRALDGAWVAWAEWKTWSMDARARILLKAAAILKRRRLEACALMTLEVGKNYAEADVEVAEGIDFLEYYAREAMKYSGFGAAETTWFDGEENGLMSIPLGVGVSISPWNFPYAIFVGMLAAPIVAGNCVIAKPAEDSGMIAGFVVDVLIEAGMPAGVLQFLPGVGEEVGEYLVQHAKTRFITFTGSRSVGLHINVAAAKVQPGQKWLKRVIMELGGKDALIVDETADLPNAVTAAVQGAFGFNGQKCSAMSRLVVVDSVYDEVVNAFVERTKALTIGTGEANCNVTAVVNQESFDKIGQYQQIGKGEATLLTGGETPGECGGKTGHYVQPTIFGDVPQDARIAQEEIFGPVVSVFRARDFQHALDLANSTEYGLTGGVCSRNRARLEQARAEFEVGNLYFNRKITGAIVGVQPFGGYNMSGTDSKAGGPEYLGNFLQFKAVTERF; encoded by the coding sequence ATGATCAAAGTTGAACCCTACCGCCCGCAGGCCTTCATCGATTTTACCCTTCAGGCCAACGTGGACGCTTATCAGGCGGCCCTCGCCAAAGTTCGCGCCGAGTTGCTGGGCAAGCACTACCCGCTGGTCATCAACGGTGAGCGCGTAGACACCGCTGAAAAGCTCTACAGCACCAACCCCTGCGACACCTCCGAAGTGGTGGGCAGTACCGCCAAGGCCACCGTTGAAGACGCCCAGCGTGCCCTCGACGGCGCGTGGGTGGCCTGGGCCGAGTGGAAAACATGGAGCATGGACGCCCGCGCCCGGATTCTGCTCAAGGCAGCGGCCATCCTCAAACGCCGCCGCCTGGAAGCTTGTGCCCTGATGACCCTGGAAGTCGGCAAGAACTACGCCGAGGCCGATGTGGAAGTGGCCGAGGGCATCGACTTCCTGGAGTACTACGCCCGCGAGGCCATGAAGTATTCGGGCTTCGGGGCCGCCGAGACCACCTGGTTCGACGGCGAAGAAAACGGCCTGATGTCGATTCCGCTGGGCGTGGGCGTGAGCATCTCGCCGTGGAACTTTCCTTACGCCATTTTCGTGGGGATGCTGGCCGCCCCGATTGTCGCCGGTAACTGCGTGATCGCCAAGCCTGCCGAGGATTCGGGCATGATTGCCGGGTTCGTCGTGGACGTGCTGATCGAGGCTGGAATGCCCGCTGGCGTGCTGCAATTTTTGCCGGGCGTTGGTGAGGAAGTGGGCGAGTACCTTGTCCAACACGCCAAGACCCGCTTTATCACCTTTACCGGCTCGCGCAGCGTGGGCCTGCACATCAACGTGGCGGCGGCCAAGGTCCAGCCGGGCCAGAAGTGGCTCAAACGTGTGATCATGGAACTCGGCGGCAAGGACGCCCTGATCGTGGACGAAACCGCCGATTTGCCCAACGCTGTGACCGCTGCGGTGCAGGGCGCGTTCGGCTTCAACGGCCAGAAGTGCAGCGCCATGAGCCGCCTGGTCGTGGTGGACAGCGTGTACGACGAGGTGGTCAATGCCTTCGTGGAGCGTACCAAGGCGCTGACCATCGGCACTGGTGAGGCCAACTGCAACGTCACCGCCGTCGTGAATCAGGAATCGTTCGACAAGATCGGCCAGTACCAGCAGATCGGCAAGGGTGAGGCCACACTGCTGACCGGCGGCGAGACGCCCGGCGAGTGCGGCGGCAAGACAGGCCACTACGTGCAGCCGACCATCTTCGGTGACGTGCCGCAGGACGCTCGCATCGCCCAGGAGGAAATCTTCGGGCCGGTGGTCTCGGTGTTCCGCGCCCGCGACTTCCAGCACGCGCTCGACCTCGCCAACTCCACCGAGTATGGCCTGACCGGCGGCGTGTGCAGCCGCAACCGCGCCCGGCTGGAGCAGGCCCGCGCCGAGTTCGAGGTGGGCAACCTTTACTTCAACCGCAAGATCACCGGAGCCATCGTGGGCGTGCAGCCGTTCGGCGGCTACAACATGTCCGGCACCGACAGCAAGGCGGGCGGCCCGGAGTACCTGGGCAACTTCTTGCAGTTCAAGGCGGTCACCGAGCGGTTCTGA
- a CDS encoding proline dehydrogenase family protein produces MIEQLYRKTILTVAGNKAVEGVMRSRGWGLAQRFVAGHQADDIIQAVKDLQKDGIGGLLDLLGEFVDSPDTANAFAEQILSLVDQAAAAGVQPYITVKLSGLGQGLTVDGEDLGLINARRIISRAKPHGGFLALDMEDHPRVDVTLAQFRTLSQEFGHDFVGTVLQSYLHRTAADLAALADLKPNLRIVKGAYLEPESVAMQDKADIDASYRRLVYANLKAGNYTNVATHDGGIIDDVKMFVLAHGIPREQFEFQLLYGVRRDLQKQLASEGYRVRAYIPYGHDWYPYFSRRIAERPSNALFVLRGMFGG; encoded by the coding sequence ATGATCGAGCAGCTCTACCGCAAGACGATACTGACGGTGGCCGGAAACAAGGCGGTTGAGGGTGTCATGCGCTCACGCGGGTGGGGCCTGGCCCAGCGCTTCGTGGCGGGCCACCAGGCCGACGACATCATTCAGGCGGTCAAGGACCTGCAAAAAGACGGCATCGGCGGGCTGCTGGACCTGCTCGGTGAGTTCGTGGACAGTCCCGACACCGCCAATGCTTTTGCCGAGCAGATTCTGAGCCTGGTTGATCAGGCCGCCGCCGCTGGCGTTCAGCCGTACATCACCGTCAAACTGTCGGGCCTGGGTCAGGGCCTGACGGTAGACGGCGAGGATCTGGGTCTGATCAACGCCCGCCGCATTATCAGTCGCGCCAAACCGCACGGCGGATTCCTGGCGCTGGATATGGAAGATCACCCCCGCGTGGACGTGACCCTGGCGCAGTTCCGGACGCTGTCGCAGGAGTTCGGCCACGACTTCGTCGGCACGGTGCTGCAAAGCTACCTTCACCGCACGGCGGCTGACCTGGCCGCGCTGGCCGACCTCAAGCCCAATCTGCGAATCGTCAAGGGCGCATATCTGGAGCCGGAGAGCGTCGCCATGCAGGACAAGGCCGACATCGATGCCAGCTACCGCAGACTGGTCTACGCCAACCTCAAGGCTGGCAATTACACCAACGTCGCCACCCACGACGGCGGCATCATCGACGACGTGAAGATGTTCGTGCTGGCGCACGGCATTCCGCGCGAGCAGTTCGAGTTTCAGCTGCTCTACGGGGTGCGCCGCGACCTGCAAAAGCAGCTGGCGAGCGAGGGCTACCGTGTCCGGGCGTACATCCCCTACGGCCACGACTGGTATCCCTACTTCTCGCGCCGCATCGCCGAGCGCCCCAGCAACGCCCTGTTCGTGCTGCGCGGCATGTTCGGCGGCTGA
- a CDS encoding GntR family transcriptional regulator: protein MTLSEVKPPVFERPTLVREGVYQHLRGAILGGEFLPGERLGEVELGARLGVSRTPVREAMMRLTQDGLIDTEANKGVRVRRLGLPEITETYVVREELDGLAAALAAEHHNVGDAAALRSALAQLDHAAPGDYREQTLLDLAFHRRVVEAAHNAVLLSLCRDLEVRVALIKHQTRTSNAYIHTHDQHAAILEAVLSRDAQAARQAARHHVRTFGALVLADLGAAPAHAAHTGETA from the coding sequence ATGACGCTGAGTGAGGTGAAGCCGCCAGTTTTCGAGCGCCCGACGCTGGTGCGCGAAGGCGTCTACCAGCACCTGCGCGGGGCCATTCTGGGCGGCGAGTTTCTGCCGGGCGAGCGGCTGGGCGAGGTCGAACTCGGCGCACGGCTGGGGGTCAGCCGGACCCCGGTCCGCGAGGCCATGATGCGGCTGACCCAGGACGGGTTGATTGATACCGAGGCCAACAAGGGCGTGCGGGTGCGGCGGCTGGGCCTGCCGGAAATTACCGAAACCTACGTGGTCCGCGAAGAACTCGACGGTCTGGCGGCGGCCCTGGCGGCGGAGCATCACAACGTCGGCGACGCTGCTGCCCTGCGCTCGGCGCTGGCCCAGCTCGACCACGCCGCGCCTGGCGATTACCGCGAGCAGACCCTGCTGGATCTGGCCTTTCACCGCCGTGTGGTGGAGGCCGCCCACAACGCCGTGCTGCTCTCGCTCTGCCGCGACCTGGAAGTGCGGGTGGCCTTGATCAAACACCAGACCCGCACCTCCAACGCCTACATTCACACCCATGATCAGCACGCCGCCATTCTGGAGGCCGTGCTGAGCCGGGACGCCCAGGCTGCCCGCCAGGCCGCCCGGCATCACGTCCGCACTTTTGGCGCGCTGGTGCTGGCCGATCTTGGGGCCGCCCCGGCGCACGCCGCCCACACAGGAGAAACAGCATGA
- the recO gene encoding DNA repair protein RecO, producing MSTRSTNRSGIVMRRRVTPAGDIIVTLLTPQGKIKAIARGGVRGPQASHLNLFHHVGVQLYQTPQNDLATVKQSILEGALPHLCEPERHPYAHLLSELADALFQEGEFSEQAFDLYAGALRGVSHHADPEWVALVMSYKLLSLAGFAPRTRQCARCGTADPAYPDPLGGQLLCGACSNQPPHPAERLEFLREVPRRSVRASMDAPLPPEQRPGVWRALERFVTVQIGQVQSWRALVGSPAISSAVGEAALV from the coding sequence TTGAGCACGCGCAGCACCAACCGCAGCGGCATCGTCATGCGCCGCAGGGTCACCCCGGCGGGCGACATCATCGTGACGCTCTTGACGCCGCAGGGCAAGATCAAGGCGATTGCGCGCGGCGGGGTGCGCGGACCGCAGGCCAGCCACCTGAACCTGTTTCACCACGTCGGCGTGCAGCTCTACCAGACGCCGCAAAACGACCTCGCCACTGTCAAGCAGAGCATTCTGGAAGGCGCGCTGCCGCATCTGTGTGAACCGGAGCGCCACCCCTACGCCCACCTGCTCTCGGAACTGGCCGACGCGCTGTTTCAGGAGGGCGAGTTCTCGGAGCAGGCCTTCGACCTCTACGCCGGGGCGCTGCGGGGGGTGTCGCACCACGCCGACCCCGAATGGGTGGCACTGGTCATGAGTTACAAGCTGCTCTCGCTGGCCGGTTTCGCGCCGCGCACCCGCCAGTGCGCCCGCTGCGGCACTGCCGACCCGGCGTACCCCGATCCGCTGGGCGGGCAACTGCTGTGCGGAGCCTGCTCCAATCAGCCGCCGCACCCCGCCGAGCGCCTCGAATTTCTGCGCGAAGTCCCCAGGCGCAGCGTGCGGGCCTCGATGGACGCGCCGCTGCCGCCCGAGCAGCGCCCCGGCGTGTGGCGCGCTTTGGAGCGCTTCGTCACGGTGCAGATCGGCCAGGTACAGAGCTGGCGGGCACTGGTGGGCAGCCCAGCGATAAGCAGTGCTGTGGGAGAAGCGGCGCTGGTCTGA
- a CDS encoding DUF1795 domain-containing protein: protein MSTIAIISRLSALPLLTLASALAVPLTRTTAPFQADVPAGWAQRAYPNDLPGILVVAPGTPPPVVLQLFYAPYKSTGNDAKALSEFIGGLEGSMSGDGRGTVKRLSTRPVTVGGIKGTQREYDLTVKANGVTVHTSIWYGVSARNLLSFQSTYAKQATPAQKGALGKMLSSIKFKERSTSGNADR from the coding sequence ATGTCCACAATTGCAATCATTTCAAGGCTGAGCGCTCTGCCGCTTCTGACGCTGGCGAGCGCCCTGGCCGTTCCGCTGACCCGTACCACCGCTCCCTTCCAGGCTGACGTGCCCGCCGGGTGGGCCCAGCGCGCCTATCCCAACGACCTGCCCGGCATTCTGGTGGTTGCGCCAGGCACGCCGCCGCCGGTGGTACTGCAACTGTTCTACGCGCCCTACAAGAGCACCGGCAACGACGCCAAGGCCCTCAGCGAGTTTATTGGCGGCTTGGAAGGCTCCATGAGCGGCGACGGCCGGGGCACCGTCAAACGCCTCAGCACGCGCCCAGTCACTGTCGGCGGCATCAAGGGTACCCAGCGCGAATATGACCTGACCGTCAAGGCCAACGGGGTCACGGTTCACACCAGCATCTGGTACGGCGTCAGCGCCAGAAACCTGCTGTCGTTTCAGTCCACCTACGCCAAGCAGGCGACCCCGGCCCAGAAAGGAGCGCTGGGCAAAATGCTGAGCAGCATCAAGTTCAAGGAGCGCTCAACTTCAGGAAATGCTGACCGCTGA
- a CDS encoding thymidine kinase: MLKSPYSGGHLEVIVGPMFSGKSEELIRRVNRSVIARQRAVVFKPAIDTRYHLTRVASHSGQSAEAVAVGSTQEARAYLSGEGGLFGLPTDLPQVVAFDEAQFFDAGLVPLALELADQGVRVILAGLDLDFRGEPFGVMPELLSRAESVEKLTAICMVCGAPATRTQRLIGGVPARFDDPVVLVGAQEAYEARCRVHHQVRSAVSIS; the protein is encoded by the coding sequence ATGCTCAAGTCTCCCTACTCCGGCGGCCACCTGGAAGTGATCGTCGGCCCGATGTTCAGCGGTAAATCTGAGGAACTGATCCGCCGGGTCAACCGCTCGGTGATTGCCCGGCAGCGCGCGGTGGTGTTCAAGCCTGCCATCGACACCCGCTACCACCTGACCCGCGTCGCCAGCCACTCCGGCCAGAGCGCCGAGGCGGTGGCGGTGGGCAGCACCCAGGAGGCCCGCGCCTACCTCAGCGGCGAGGGCGGTCTGTTCGGCCTGCCCACTGATCTGCCTCAGGTCGTTGCCTTCGACGAGGCGCAGTTCTTCGACGCCGGGCTGGTGCCGCTCGCGCTGGAACTGGCCGACCAGGGTGTGCGGGTCATTCTGGCGGGTCTGGACCTCGACTTCCGGGGTGAACCGTTCGGTGTGATGCCCGAGCTGCTCTCCAGGGCCGAGAGCGTGGAGAAGCTGACGGCCATCTGCATGGTCTGCGGCGCACCCGCCACCCGGACCCAGCGGCTGATCGGCGGCGTTCCGGCCCGCTTCGACGACCCGGTGGTGCTGGTCGGCGCGCAGGAAGCGTATGAGGCCAGGTGCCGCGTTCACCATCAGGTGCGGTCAGCGGTCAGCATTTCCTGA
- a CDS encoding response regulator → MDFPTDLQAQGTTATEAQAALRGNAISLLLVDDHPVVRKGTRELLEGQSDLHVVGEADSGELAVVRARELRPDVILMDVSMPGMNGIEATKLIKAERPGVGILVLTSYDDDAYIFALLEAGAAGYLLKNAGEEELLGAVRAVAAGESALTPAVARKVLKRFSAQSTPSPVDESLSPRELEVLRIAATGRTNKEIARDLDISPRTVQVHLANIFSKLDVGSRTEAVLYGIKRGWIDLGSAE, encoded by the coding sequence ATGGACTTTCCAACCGACCTTCAGGCCCAGGGGACCACCGCGACTGAGGCGCAGGCCGCTCTGCGCGGCAACGCCATTTCGCTGCTGCTGGTAGACGATCATCCGGTGGTCCGCAAGGGCACCCGCGAGCTGCTGGAGGGTCAGAGCGATCTACATGTCGTGGGCGAGGCCGACAGCGGTGAGCTGGCGGTTGTGCGTGCCCGTGAACTGAGGCCCGACGTCATTCTGATGGACGTCTCGATGCCCGGCATGAACGGCATTGAGGCCACCAAGCTGATTAAGGCCGAGCGGCCCGGCGTGGGCATCCTCGTGTTGACCAGTTACGACGACGACGCCTACATTTTCGCGCTGCTGGAAGCGGGGGCGGCAGGCTACCTGCTCAAGAATGCCGGTGAGGAGGAACTGCTCGGCGCGGTGCGGGCGGTGGCGGCGGGGGAGAGCGCCCTGACTCCGGCAGTGGCCCGCAAGGTTCTCAAGCGCTTCAGCGCCCAGAGCACGCCCAGCCCGGTGGACGAGTCGCTTTCGCCGCGCGAACTGGAAGTGCTGCGGATTGCCGCCACGGGCCGCACCAACAAGGAAATCGCCCGCGACCTCGACATCTCGCCGCGCACCGTGCAGGTGCATCTGGCCAACATCTTTTCCAAGCTGGATGTGGGCAGCCGCACCGAGGCGGTGCTCTACGGCATCAAACGCGGCTGGATCGATCTCGGCAGTGCAGAGTAG
- a CDS encoding IS66 family transposase: MAVYLKTAHFVPLERTTKILEAVCGARSSEGIIVLNPSLAAAQLEGIEPQLKAARLQRRVLHTDETSSILARTDPSRGLRSVWLSFQSQRTMHATCTTAKN; this comes from the coding sequence ATGGCGGTCTACCTGAAGACGGCACACTTCGTGCCGCTGGAACGCACGACAAAGATTCTCGAAGCCGTGTGCGGAGCGCGTTCCAGTGAAGGCATCATCGTCCTGAACCCCAGTCTGGCCGCAGCGCAGCTGGAGGGAATTGAGCCGCAGTTGAAAGCCGCACGCCTTCAGCGACGCGTCCTGCACACCGACGAGACCAGCAGCATCTTGGCCAGAACGGACCCCAGTAGGGGCCTAAGGTCTGTCTGGCTGAGTTTTCAGAGCCAGAGGACAATGCACGCAACGTGTACAACGGCTAAAAACTGA
- a CDS encoding IS5 family transposase (programmed frameshift), with product MGRTDLTPEQWAKLEPEWPGNPRHGHAYKPHLPVTNGILWRLKTGAPWRDIPERYGPWETCWDRFTRWSRDGTWKRVLVALQVKEDAQGKIDWDGASLDSTSCKAHRAAVGARKQPAKLGKKGALNDEWLGISRGGRNSKIHVLTEGKRRPLAVLVSEGQASDPTYLLPLLDEVCIRRPGPGRPRKRPPMVRVDRAYGARKYRQQLRSRKIVCVCPERKDAKKARLKKGSRGGRPPKFDAEADKGRQVVECNINRLKDFRALATRYEKRGHQFLAVVHVACIVLWL from the exons ATGGGCAGAACAGATCTCACGCCGGAACAATGGGCAAAACTGGAGCCTGAATGGCCAGGTAACCCCCGGCACGGACATGCCTACAAGCCGCATCTGCCGGTCACCAATGGCATTCTCTGGCGGCTGAAGACGGGAGCACCGTGGCGGGACATCCCAGAACGGTATGGCCCCTGGGAAACGTGTTGGGATCGCTTCACCCGCTGGTCACGCGATGGCACCTGGAAACGCGTCCTCGTGGCCCTCCAGGTCAAGGAAGATGCTCAGGGAAAGATTGATTGGGACGGCGCGTCCCTGGATAGCACCAGTTGTAAAGCCCACCGCGCTGCGGTGGGCGCACGAAAACAGCCAGCTAAGCTGG GAAAAAAGGGGGCACTCAACGATGAGTGGCTCGGCATCAGCCGTGGAGGACGAAACAGCAAGATCCACGTGCTGACCGAGGGAAAACGCCGCCCGTTGGCCGTGCTGGTGTCGGAGGGTCAGGCCAGCGACCCGACCTACCTGCTTCCCCTCCTTGACGAGGTCTGCATCCGGCGGCCCGGTCCGGGCCGCCCTCGGAAGCGTCCGCCGATGGTGCGTGTAGATCGTGCGTACGGTGCACGGAAGTACCGTCAGCAACTGCGGAGCCGCAAGATCGTCTGTGTTTGTCCTGAACGCAAGGATGCCAAGAAAGCGCGGTTGAAGAAGGGCAGTCGTGGAGGTCGGCCCCCGAAATTCGACGCTGAAGCCGACAAGGGCCGCCAGGTGGTGGAATGCAACATCAATCGGCTCAAGGATTTTAGAGCACTCGCCACCCGCTACGAAAAACGTGGACATCAGTTTTTAGCCGTTGTACACGTTGCGTGCATTGTCCTCTGGCTCTGA
- a CDS encoding IS630 family transposase (programmed frameshift) — translation MAAWQPSKYTRAQLEERRLAALPIIQAGDTPNQQIADTFGVSINTIYSWKERLRYQGGLEATPTTGRPSRLTSEQRQQLCTLLQEGARAHHFPDETWTTPRVRDLIGRQLGVWYHVDHVRKLLHQLGFSLQRPQKGALEQNEQAVRTWVQITRPEVKKKVEDGATLIYLDEVGFSLKGVVRRTWAVRGKTPVVRLPASWHKLSTIGAITSKGQFLQHTQSGSIKTPDVLRFLDHLLHHISGDLVLVLDNAAIHRAKAVSAFVETHPRLSLVYLPPYSPELNPIEKVWAYIKRNILRNFCAKTTKELKTRLRSGWQRIRYIRLPQRLMAQTPI, via the exons ATGGCAGCCTGGCAACCTTCGAAATACACGCGTGCTCAGCTTGAGGAGCGGCGTCTCGCAGCGCTCCCCATAATCCAGGCAGGTGACACACCCAACCAGCAGATTGCCGATACCTTCGGTGTCTCGATCAATACCATTTACAGCTGGAAAGAACGGCTTCGCTACCAGGGCGGACTAGAAGCGACCCCTACTACCGGTCGTCCGTCCCGGCTAACCAGTGAACAACGCCAACAGCTCTGCACCCTCCTGCAGGAGGGTGCGCGTGCTCACCACTTCCCGGATGAGACCTGGACGACGCCCCGTGTCCGTGACCTCATTGGTCGTCAGCTCGGGGTGTGGTACCACGTTGACCACGTTCGCAAGCTGCTCCATCAACTGGGCTTCTCTCTCCAACGACCTCAGAAAGGCGCTTTGGAACAGAACGAGCAGGCCGTGAGAACCTGGGTGCAGATCACGCGCCCAGAGGTC AAAAAAAAGGTCGAGGACGGCGCAACGTTGATTTATCTGGATGAAGTTGGCTTCAGCCTGAAGGGAGTCGTACGGCGAACCTGGGCCGTGCGTGGGAAGACACCCGTCGTGCGTCTCCCCGCTAGTTGGCACAAATTATCGACCATTGGTGCGATCACGTCCAAAGGTCAGTTTCTGCAGCACACTCAATCGGGATCCATCAAAACACCTGACGTGCTGAGGTTCCTCGACCATCTGTTGCATCACATTTCCGGTGACCTGGTTCTGGTGCTCGACAATGCTGCGATTCATCGGGCGAAGGCTGTTTCAGCCTTCGTGGAAACCCACCCGCGCCTGTCACTGGTCTATCTTCCGCCCTACTCGCCAGAACTCAATCCAATTGAGAAAGTCTGGGCCTACATCAAGCGCAATATCCTGAGAAACTTCTGCGCCAAGACCACCAAAGAACTCAAAACCCGGCTTCGATCAGGGTGGCAACGAATTCGCTACATCCGACTCCCGCAGCGCCTGATGGCTCAAACCCCGATTTAA